One window of Ardenticatenales bacterium genomic DNA carries:
- the phpK gene encoding PhpK family radical SAM P-methyltransferase translates to MIDCLIIGFNDANFGEYEQMIRSMGPDSGPYRDLNLAFVKLDGQPYRALDIYSRLRNDGHYYHNADFLWPTILYLGSYLHQRGFSFDYVNLFQLEKEKLKQKLLQEDILTIAITTTLYVSPHPIVEIVSFIRQYNQKARIIVGGPYVSNKAQSVTSSAGLIDVFNYIGADIYVINQEGEFALINILHALKNQRDLAQIDNIAFRQNGSYCITRTAIESNPLEENMVDYGLFPARDLGPFLSLRTAKSCPFSCSFCAFPTRAGKYTYMSVACVERELDAIKAAGTATHLYFMDDTFNVPKKRFQEILRMMIRNQYNFKWKSFYRSDHGDEETIALMQESGCQAVFLGVESGSNTILERMRKTARREHYFKAIPLLKKAGIMTHANLIIGFPGETYETVQETVAFLEEAQPDFYRAQLWYADPVTPVWKKKDEYGIQGSAFNWSHHTMDSATAIELVDKLFLCVRNSTWMPQWGFEQWSVLYLQEKGMPYARVQDFIDCFNVIIKDKLLHAGKEEIPAPLLENLRRSCLYDDPAGQKPDMALNEPYSSARYVAAEAYWQKEFQHPSLSNIAEICRQAPDAGDKQLLSLPCPVDAGIWQQIRAAYQEPLADVILAGYSLLLSRLNGRADATIVIAGNTTSTTHPFPVRLRPAQDLSRAALARQAQQKVRQSLEHALFALYIITNPYRRQELGSTLPPLDAGYIYTKRNARRQPVDIETTWRQYRDVFDGMKLCLSVVADDDGADIEFLFDPRWLGLETVTRLSMLLQNILTAFHDNAHGLLEEIASATAEQNRVVALDATEEFSFG, encoded by the coding sequence CCCTATAGAGACCTGAATCTGGCATTTGTAAAATTGGACGGGCAGCCATACCGGGCGTTGGACATCTACAGCCGGTTGCGGAATGACGGACATTATTATCACAATGCTGATTTCTTGTGGCCCACTATTTTGTACCTGGGCAGCTATCTGCACCAGCGCGGTTTTTCCTTTGATTATGTCAATCTTTTTCAGTTGGAAAAGGAAAAACTGAAACAGAAATTGCTCCAGGAGGATATCCTCACCATCGCGATCACCACGACGTTGTATGTTTCGCCACACCCTATTGTCGAAATCGTCTCTTTCATCAGGCAGTACAACCAAAAAGCCAGGATTATCGTCGGCGGACCCTACGTATCCAACAAAGCGCAGTCTGTAACCAGCAGTGCTGGACTGATTGACGTGTTTAACTACATCGGCGCGGATATTTACGTTATCAACCAGGAAGGGGAGTTCGCGCTCATCAATATTCTGCACGCGCTTAAGAACCAGCGCGACCTGGCGCAGATAGACAATATCGCCTTCAGGCAAAACGGGTCCTACTGCATCACGCGCACGGCCATCGAATCCAACCCGCTGGAGGAGAACATGGTCGATTACGGCCTGTTCCCGGCGCGCGACCTGGGACCGTTCCTATCTTTACGCACGGCAAAATCCTGCCCATTTTCCTGCTCTTTCTGCGCTTTTCCCACCCGGGCGGGCAAGTACACCTACATGAGTGTGGCATGTGTCGAGCGCGAACTGGATGCGATCAAGGCTGCCGGCACGGCAACCCATCTCTATTTCATGGATGACACGTTTAATGTGCCGAAGAAACGGTTCCAGGAAATCCTGCGCATGATGATCAGGAATCAATACAACTTCAAATGGAAATCCTTCTACCGGTCTGATCATGGCGACGAAGAGACGATTGCCTTGATGCAGGAATCCGGTTGCCAGGCTGTCTTTCTAGGCGTGGAGTCAGGAAGCAACACAATCCTGGAAAGAATGAGAAAGACGGCCCGCCGGGAACATTATTTCAAAGCGATCCCGTTGCTGAAAAAAGCGGGCATCATGACCCACGCCAATCTGATTATTGGTTTTCCCGGCGAAACTTATGAGACTGTGCAGGAGACGGTTGCCTTCCTGGAGGAAGCGCAGCCAGACTTTTATCGGGCGCAGTTATGGTACGCCGATCCGGTAACGCCGGTGTGGAAAAAGAAGGATGAGTACGGCATTCAAGGGTCTGCTTTTAACTGGTCGCATCATACGATGGATTCGGCAACGGCCATTGAACTCGTCGATAAACTGTTCTTGTGCGTGCGCAACTCAACGTGGATGCCGCAATGGGGGTTTGAACAGTGGAGCGTCCTCTATTTGCAGGAGAAGGGCATGCCGTATGCGCGTGTCCAGGATTTTATCGACTGTTTCAACGTAATCATCAAAGACAAGTTGCTTCATGCCGGCAAAGAGGAAATCCCTGCCCCGCTGCTGGAGAATCTCCGCCGCAGTTGCCTGTATGATGATCCCGCGGGTCAGAAACCAGACATGGCCCTGAACGAACCATACTCCAGCGCTCGTTATGTCGCCGCGGAAGCGTATTGGCAAAAGGAGTTCCAACACCCATCCCTCTCCAATATCGCCGAGATATGCCGCCAGGCCCCCGACGCTGGCGACAAACAGCTCCTGTCGCTGCCCTGTCCAGTGGATGCCGGCATCTGGCAACAGATTCGCGCCGCCTACCAGGAGCCACTGGCAGACGTCATCCTGGCCGGCTACAGCCTGCTCCTCTCACGGCTCAACGGTCGCGCGGACGCCACCATTGTCATCGCCGGCAATACCACAAGCACCACACACCCATTCCCGGTCCGGTTGCGCCCGGCTCAGGATTTGAGCCGGGCCGCGCTGGCGCGCCAGGCGCAGCAGAAAGTGCGCCAATCGCTCGAACACGCTCTTTTTGCGCTATACATCATCACAAACCCGTATCGACGCCAGGAATTGGGGAGCACGCTGCCGCCTCTGGACGCCGGCTACATCTACACGAAGCGCAACGCCAGACGGCAACCGGTTGACATCGAGACCACCTGGCGACAGTACCGCGACGTCTTCGACGGGATGAAGTTGTGCCTGAGTGTGGTCGCGGATGACGACGGAGCGGATATCGAATTCTTATTTGATCCGAGATGGTTGGGCCTGGAAACAGTGACGCGGTTGTCAATGCTGCTGCAAAACATCCTCACTGCTTTCCATGATAATGCGCACGGGCTGCTCGAAGAAATCGCCAGCGCCACGGCGGAGCAAAATAGGGTCGTGGCGCTGGATGCCACAGAAGAATTCAGCTTTGGGTAA
- a CDS encoding amino acid adenylation domain-containing protein, with protein sequence MTTVEPDLIVFDRKMIASRDFWLEKLSSGWNNAGIRPDFPRPGNFLYVESAVPLDIEGEAYQRLIALTNGGPFLIYTTLMAVLSIYLYKYTGQEAIIIGSPNRQQNSHSAGKSNVVPIISPVNPAHSFKEFLLAVRHNLLEAYQRQSYPYAHLVRALGVASIENKNPLFDTALLLREIHDEMPAVRQDLTIVFSLAQDALRGQILFNQNLFRNETITAFADQFTALLQNCLTNTDSPIASLQMMPAAAAAAFLAKWNRPAITAPSPQCIHHLFEHQATRRPNHPAVIDGKEKLTYQDVNRRANQLAHTLRTHGVGPDKIVGLYVERSPEMIIGMLGILKAGGAYLPLSPTAPPNRLTFMLQDTQAVVLLTQESLLATAPDYAGAIICLDRDWDEIAGSSDTNPTSDVHPHNLVYVIYTSGSTGRPKGVMIEHDALVNFTQAATAAYGINEQDRVLQFASLSFDAAAEEIYPCFSAGATLVLRTREMLDSATDFIQRSRDWGLTVWDLPTAYWHQLADELAAGNLTLPDTLRLVIIGGEAALADRLRTWRADIGPYPVLLNSYGTTEATIVSTVCNLSEYTPATHTTTAPPIGRPLDNAQIFVLNVDRQVVPVGVPGELCIGGASLARGYLNNLELTERRFIPHPFDPRPGARLYRTGDHARYLPDGNVEFLGRVDHQVKIRGFRIELGEIEAVLTQHALVQDVVVTAQENELNHDKQLVAYVVPATPDLKTCDLQRYMEDRLPDYMVPARMMLLETFPLTSGGKIDRRNLPKPEDIDLSTHYVAPRHPVEELLASVWADVLGISQVGVNDDFFALGGHSLLATQIVSRIKGIFEIELPLRTLFETTTIASLAQALLTRESSPGQLEMIARLHQQVNALTEAEVAAMLQQMHHDEGVAV encoded by the coding sequence ATGACAACAGTTGAGCCTGATTTGATCGTATTTGACCGCAAAATGATTGCCAGCAGAGATTTCTGGCTGGAAAAACTGTCTTCTGGATGGAACAATGCCGGCATTCGACCCGACTTCCCGCGACCGGGCAACTTCCTATACGTTGAGAGCGCCGTTCCCCTGGATATCGAGGGAGAAGCGTACCAACGGCTGATCGCTCTCACGAATGGCGGCCCCTTCCTGATCTATACCACGCTCATGGCCGTACTGAGCATCTATCTTTACAAATATACGGGTCAGGAAGCCATTATTATTGGCAGCCCCAACCGACAACAAAATAGCCATTCTGCCGGCAAGAGCAACGTCGTGCCCATTATCAGCCCGGTCAACCCGGCCCACTCATTCAAGGAATTCTTGTTAGCCGTCCGCCACAATCTGCTGGAAGCGTATCAAAGACAATCCTATCCTTACGCCCATCTGGTGCGGGCGCTTGGCGTTGCCTCCATTGAAAACAAGAACCCACTATTCGACACCGCCTTGCTCCTGCGGGAAATCCACGACGAAATGCCGGCGGTAAGGCAGGATTTGACCATTGTCTTCTCCCTGGCGCAAGATGCGCTACGCGGTCAGATTCTGTTCAATCAAAATCTATTCCGCAACGAGACGATCACCGCTTTCGCCGACCAGTTTACCGCCTTGCTCCAAAACTGTCTCACCAACACCGACAGCCCCATCGCCAGTTTGCAGATGATGCCGGCAGCCGCCGCAGCAGCCTTCCTGGCAAAATGGAATCGTCCTGCCATCACCGCCCCGTCTCCACAATGTATCCACCACCTGTTTGAGCACCAGGCGACCCGGAGACCCAATCACCCCGCCGTTATCGACGGCAAAGAGAAACTGACTTACCAGGATGTGAACAGGCGTGCCAACCAGTTGGCGCACACCTTGCGGACACATGGGGTAGGCCCTGACAAGATCGTGGGACTGTACGTCGAACGCTCGCCAGAGATGATCATCGGTATGCTGGGCATTCTCAAAGCCGGCGGCGCTTACTTGCCGCTTAGCCCGACAGCGCCCCCGAACCGGCTGACCTTCATGCTCCAGGATACGCAGGCAGTCGTCTTGCTGACGCAAGAATCGTTGTTGGCGACTGCGCCCGATTACGCCGGCGCAATTATCTGCCTGGATCGGGATTGGGATGAAATTGCCGGCAGCAGCGACACGAACCCCACCAGCGACGTCCACCCGCACAACCTCGTCTACGTCATCTACACTTCCGGCTCCACCGGCAGGCCCAAAGGCGTCATGATTGAGCATGATGCTCTGGTCAACTTCACGCAGGCGGCCACGGCTGCCTATGGTATCAACGAACAAGATCGCGTACTGCAGTTCGCCTCGTTAAGCTTCGACGCGGCTGCGGAAGAAATTTACCCCTGCTTCTCCGCCGGAGCTACGCTTGTTCTCCGCACCCGCGAGATGCTGGATTCAGCCACAGACTTCATTCAACGCAGCCGCGATTGGGGCCTCACCGTCTGGGATTTGCCCACCGCCTACTGGCACCAGTTGGCCGACGAATTGGCAGCCGGAAACCTCACCTTACCCGACACCCTGCGCCTGGTGATCATCGGCGGCGAAGCCGCCCTGGCAGACCGGCTGCGCACCTGGCGCGCCGACATCGGCCCATACCCCGTTCTGCTAAACAGCTACGGCACGACGGAAGCGACCATCGTCTCAACCGTGTGCAATCTTTCCGAATACACCCCGGCGACGCATACGACCACCGCGCCCCCCATTGGTCGCCCACTGGACAACGCGCAGATATTCGTGCTGAACGTGGATAGACAGGTAGTTCCCGTCGGTGTTCCCGGCGAACTATGTATCGGCGGCGCCAGCCTGGCGCGCGGCTATCTCAACAACCTGGAACTGACTGAGCGCCGGTTTATCCCCCACCCATTTGACCCCAGGCCCGGCGCGCGGCTTTATCGCACAGGCGATCACGCTCGCTACCTGCCGGACGGCAATGTTGAGTTCCTGGGCCGGGTTGATCACCAGGTCAAGATTCGCGGATTTCGCATTGAACTGGGAGAGATTGAAGCCGTGTTGACCCAACACGCATTGGTTCAGGATGTCGTCGTGACCGCCCAGGAAAACGAACTGAATCACGACAAACAACTCGTAGCTTATGTGGTTCCTGCTACGCCTGATCTGAAAACGTGTGACCTGCAAAGGTACATGGAAGACAGGCTGCCCGATTACATGGTTCCGGCCCGCATGATGCTGCTAGAAACATTTCCGCTGACGTCTGGGGGAAAAATCGACCGGCGTAACCTGCCCAAACCGGAAGATATAGATCTGTCCACCCACTACGTCGCGCCGCGTCACCCTGTGGAAGAACTGCTGGCGTCCGTCTGGGCCGACGTGTTAGGCATCTCGCAGGTCGGGGTAAATGACGATTTCTTCGCCCTGGGTGGGCACTCATTGTTGGCAACGCAAATTGTCTCGCGCATTAAAGGTATCTTTGAAATCGAGTTGCCCCTGCGCACCTTGTTTGAGACCACCACAATCGCCTCGCTGGCCCAGGCCCTCCTGACGCGGGAATCTTCGCCGGGACAGCTAGAAATGATCGCCCGCCTGCACCAGCAGGTCAACGCCTTAACGGAAGCGGAAGTGGCCGCCATGTTGCAGCAAATGCACCATGACGAGGGAGTAGCCGTATGA